The segment GCTCGCTGCCGACGTCCGCGACCTGATGGACGGCCTCGGCATCGACGAGTTCATGGTGGTGGGGCACGACTGGGGCGCGCGGGCGGCATACATCTCGGCTGCCGTGTGGCCGGAGCGGGTGCGCGCATGCGTGGCGTTGTCGGTCGGGTGGGGTACGAATTCTCCGGATCAGAAGCTGAGTCTGGAGCAAGCCCAGAACTATTGGTATCACTGGCTTTTCGGACTTCCCCGCGGAGCCGATCTGGTGCGTGAACACCGCGAGGAGTTGACCGGGTACATCTGGCGGATCTGGAATCCTGAGGCCGACGACACAGTGCTGCACGCAGACTTCGAGGTCACCAAGGCTTCGTTCGACAATCCGGACTGGGCCGACGTGACGCTGCATTCGTATCGATCGCGCTGGGGTTTGGCGCCTTTTGATCCCGCGTATGCGGAGCTGGAGGATGCCGTCCAGCGGGCGAGCGCGATCGCGGTGCCGACGTTGGTGCTGCACGGCGCGGACGACCCCTGCAACGCGCCGACCACCTCAGCCGGCCGGGACGACCTGTTCTCCGGTGGGTACCGCCGCGTCATACTGCCCGGTGCCGGGCACTTTCCGCAGCGGACTGCACCCGAGGCCGTATGCCGCGAGCTCGTGCCTTTTCTCACCGGATCCCGGGGTTGATCGTGGTCAGCTGCCGGACTTGCCGGTGATCTTGACGTTTTTGTAGCCCATGACCAGGACCAGCACGCCCAGGCCGGCGAGTCCGGCGACGACGGTCAGTCCGATCAATGCCGCGCTGGGTGTTCCGGAGCGCCTGCCCAGGTCGTCGAGGCAGAAGATGCAGCCGGCGATGACGATGCAGAAGGCGATCGCGAATGCCAGACGGACCGGCGGATCGAGCATGACCGGGTCGCTCAGTTCGGCGCCGCCGCTGATGGCTGCGGCCGACACCGCGCTGCTGATCGCCTTCGCCGTGGCCTCCGGCGTGCTTTCGCTTCGCAGAGCCGTCCCGACGACGGATTTCGCTTGCGCGACGGTGAGTGGACTGTTCAAGGCGACGTGATCGACGAGTTTGGTTTCGTCCGAGTCGTTTTCGGTCATCACCCGTTGCAGGGCATCGGGCGACAGTGCGCTGGAGGAAGCGGGCGGAACGGTCAGCCGCTTGAACCGGTCGACGGGATCTTCGGCGAATTTCACGGACGTGCTCCTTCGCGATGGGCCGGTTGGCCCGGGATGACGACGATCGCGTCGAGCAACGTCATACTCGCGGATCGCTGCAACGCGCAAGGTGTTGCGGGGAGGTCCGGTCGCGTCGCCAGACATGACCTGGCAGTAGATGTCGTTATACGCGTCGGATAACGGCGGTTGATGACAGGTCAGCGGGGCGAGCGCCGCGTATCCGGCTGTCCACTGACGCGCGGCGCCATACTGGCGCGATGGGGGATCCATGGGGGCGTGACCAACCGGCGGCTGACGTCGAGATCGGCGAGTTGCCCGAGCGACTCGTGCGGTTGGCGCAGGTGCAGGCGACGGGAGTGCCGCTGACGCGTGTCGACCCGTATGCCCAAGGATTCCCCCAGCCCGAGGAACTCCCCGAGGTGCGGGCGCTGATGCGCGACGGCTGGCGACCACTCAGCAGTGCGCCGCTGTACTGCCTGCTGCCCGCCGCGTGGCCACCGGAGCATCGCACCTGGGTGCCCGATCGGCTGCCGACGGTGTGGATATCGGGCACCACCGGCGAGTACGAGGGCCGGATCTTCGTGGCGCCGGACGATCGGCTGGGCGACGACGGGCCCGAGGAGTCGGCGAAAGCCGCGGCCCACGATGCGGGTCTGCCGGGTCCGCCCCGCGGCCGGATCTGGTTGGTCCGCTCGCCGTGGCCACGGATACCTGTCGAGGTCATTTACTCGATCGTCTGGTGCGTCGTCGATCAGGCGAATCCGGAGGATCAGATCGGCGAGTTCTACCGTGCTGCTACGGAGGTGCTGAGGTGGAACGAGGAGCGCGCGTTGCGCGAGTGCCCACCCGACATACGTGCGCTGCTGGATGCTTGGACGGCGAGCGGCCGCACCGGTGAGGACACAAGTACAGTCGTCGAATTGCTCTTGACACCAACCACTCTCAGTGATGCGCAGAATCGCACGGGGCTTGACGAGGCGACTCTGCTCGCCTGGCTCACTGCACTGCACGGCATGTATGACGATGCGACACTCGAGGCGATCCGTCGTTGGAACGACCTCGGCCTGCCGGGAAATCCACCGCCTGAGCCGCGGCGATTCATGCGGCGGAATTTCGACGAACTCAAGGCCTTCGTCGACGGGGGGTTCGACCTGTATGCCGCGGACCGTCTCGAATACGCCGGTGTCGAGAAGGCGCTGCTGTGGCGCGAGGCGGGCTTCGACGAGGCCGACACCTACGAGCTGTTGCGGTCGGATCCCGATCTCACTCCGGAGGAGGCCCGGGCGTTCGACACTCTCGAAGTTGATGCGGATCTCGATGCTGGTCGGCGCCGGAGGCGTCGCAGCGAGTGGATTTACTACGGCTTCTCGGCGGCTGAGGCTGGGGCGTGGGCGGGCGCGGCTCTGTCGCCATACCAGGCTCGGCTCTGGCGCGCCCACGGTTGGCAACCCGGCGATGTGCCTCGCGGGCGACGGTTCCCGCCGCAGTTCGTTGAGGAGGGAGGATATGTGGCGGGATTCGTGGATCCCAGAACTGGCGAACGGATGAACTCGAGCTGGGACGAGATCGCCGACCCGCCGGGCACTCGTGGCCGTAACGCCCGTCGCCGGCGAGGTGACCCGGACCCGTGGATCAACTCCGATTGATGTGGATCAGCGAAAGTCGTGGTCCGGGCGGATGGACGAGGGCGGCCGCAGCGTATCGCGGTGACCTGGCAGATGTGGTCGCTATGGGTCCGATAACGGCGGTTGGTGACAGGTAAGCGGCGGAGGGCGCTGGCGCAGCAACCCGCCAGGTCGGAGCGCTGCGCGGTTTCCCGGGACCTGCCGCATTCGATCGGGTGGAGTCCACCACCCACACGTCGTCATCGACGACCTGGTGCGTGAGCCAAGTTCGGTGATCAGCCACGCCATCGTGCTCGCGAGTTTCCGGATCAGCGCCGACTCTGGACACCCTCATCCTCAGATCACAGCCGCCACACCGGCAACACCCTTTTGAATCATCCCCAGGGTCGTCATCAGCGTCGTATTACGACAACTGGTGCCAGGTCGACGACGGTCGCTGCCGCTGCTGGGCCTGTTCATCCACTGGTCCGGCCCGAAACGCTGCCCGCGGAGGGGCCGGATGGGACCAGGACAGCCGCTGCGACGCCAACAGCCATGAACACGGCGAGGGCGACGAAGGAAACGACAAAGCCGTGGAGCGTCGGCATGCCGTTGGTGACGCTGCTTGAGATGAGGGTGGCAACCACCTGGGTTCCCGCGGCACCGCCTACGAAGCGGATCACGCTGTTCATCCCGCTCACCTCGCCGACGTTTCGGCCGGGAACGGAGTGGACGACGACGGTGAACAGGGTCGCCAAGACGACGCCGAATCCGGCTCCGGCCAAGGTGAGGCTGATCATCATGTCGTAAGGGTGGCTGTTCCACAGCGCCATGAACCCGAATCCCACACCGGCCAAAGCCGAGCCACCGACGAGAGCGTGGCGCGGACTGAACGCCTTGGCGGCATGCCGCGCCAGCGAGCTCCCGATGCCCATGGCGACCACCAGTGGCAGCAGGTACAAGCCGATCTCCATCAGGGAGGCGCCATAGGAAAATCCGGTTGATGCCGGCAATTGGGCGAAGACCGGGTAGGCGGCGAAAGCGCCGTACATGCCGGCGCCTGCCATCAGGGCGAAGACGTTGGTGGTCCAGACGGCACGCTGCCGCGTGAGGCTCATGTTGATGACAGGGTTCTTGCTCTGCAGCTCCGCGATCACCCAGATGACGCCCACGACCGATCCACCGACGAGGAGTCCCAGTGTCTTGGCGGATGACCACCCCCATTGGTTACCTTCGCTGATTCCGAACACGACCGCTGTAATTGCAATCATCATCAAGGCGGCATTGGCCCAGTTGATCGTGCCCCCGGTCCTCACCTGAGACTCTCTGACGTAGAGCCACGTGCCGAGCAGGGCAAACAGGGTGAGGATCAGTGGGATCCAGAACAGCCAGTGCCAGCTGGCGTGCGGGATGAGCAGCCCCGGGAGGAGGACTCCAGCGCTGCCGACGCTGATGGTGCCCGTCAAGGCGGCAATGCCGCCCGGAACCCGCTCCTGGGGTAGCTCGTCGCGGACGATTCCGAACGCAAGCGGAAACAGTCCGCCCGCTGCTCCCTGCAGCGCTCGGCCGACGATCTCGAGCGCCAGCGAGCTGGAGACGGCCGAGATCAGAATTCCGACGGCCAGGATGGCCAGCGTGATCAGCAGGATGCGGCGTTTGCCGTACATGTCGCCGAGTCGGCCGAGAAGGGCCGTCGAGCCGGCACCGGAAAGAAAGAAGGCCGTCAGCAGCCAGGTCACGCCGGACTCGGTGGTGTGCAGCGTGGATTCGAAGAACGGCAGTGCGGGGACGAGAACCGACGCCAGTACTCCGTAGGCAAGGGCTCCCAGAAGCAGCGATCCTAGAATGAGTCTGGAATGGGCGGGCGGGGTGTTCGACGGCGGCCCCTGCAGGGTTTCGCCGGCTTTCATCGTTGAGGTCATAGATCGAGCATGATTCTCGATGTAATGGCGCGCTACTGGTTGCGCGTCGGATTATGCCAATGCGCCGCCAGGGCTCCGAACGTCTGACGGATCGGCCGTCTCCGGGTCGGCGATCGCCTGCTGATAGCGGCCCGGTGTCTGTCCGACGAGCGTGGTGAAGGCGCTGATGAAGCTGGTGGGATTTGCCCATCCGAGACGAACCGAGATCTCGGTTACCGATTTGCCGTCGCTGAGATCGATCAAAGCGCGCTGGATGCGTAGCAGGGT is part of the Rudaeicoccus suwonensis genome and harbors:
- a CDS encoding alpha/beta fold hydrolase, yielding MIDDVRGRHDTGSVTGSVLRIVFEEYGDRGSPTVVLLHGWPDDVHTWDAVVPALVEAGMHVVVPYLRGFGPTRFLHDDTMRSGQLTALAADVRDLMDGLGIDEFMVVGHDWGARAAYISAAVWPERVRACVALSVGWGTNSPDQKLSLEQAQNYWYHWLFGLPRGADLVREHREELTGYIWRIWNPEADDTVLHADFEVTKASFDNPDWADVTLHSYRSRWGLAPFDPAYAELEDAVQRASAIAVPTLVLHGADDPCNAPTTSAGRDDLFSGGYRRVILPGAGHFPQRTAPEAVCRELVPFLTGSRG
- a CDS encoding MFS transporter translates to MTSTMKAGETLQGPPSNTPPAHSRLILGSLLLGALAYGVLASVLVPALPFFESTLHTTESGVTWLLTAFFLSGAGSTALLGRLGDMYGKRRILLITLAILAVGILISAVSSSLALEIVGRALQGAAGGLFPLAFGIVRDELPQERVPGGIAALTGTISVGSAGVLLPGLLIPHASWHWLFWIPLILTLFALLGTWLYVRESQVRTGGTINWANAALMMIAITAVVFGISEGNQWGWSSAKTLGLLVGGSVVGVIWVIAELQSKNPVINMSLTRQRAVWTTNVFALMAGAGMYGAFAAYPVFAQLPASTGFSYGASLMEIGLYLLPLVVAMGIGSSLARHAAKAFSPRHALVGGSALAGVGFGFMALWNSHPYDMMISLTLAGAGFGVVLATLFTVVVHSVPGRNVGEVSGMNSVIRFVGGAAGTQVVATLISSSVTNGMPTLHGFVVSFVALAVFMAVGVAAAVLVPSGPSAGSVSGRTSG